One genomic window of Numida meleagris isolate 19003 breed g44 Domestic line chromosome 1, NumMel1.0, whole genome shotgun sequence includes the following:
- the GSX1 gene encoding GS homeobox 1 produces the protein MPRSFLVDSLVLREAGEKKGESSPPPPLFPYAVHPSHPLPGLPAGACHARKAGLLCVCPLCVTASQLHPPPPAIPLLKASFPPFGSQYCHPPLGRQQHSVSAVSVGHGPALYQGAYPLPDPRQFHCISVDSTSSQLPSSKRMRTAFTSTQLLELEREFASNMYLSRLRRIEIATYLNLSEKQVKIWFQNRRVKHKKEGKSGSHRGGGPGHSCKCSALSTTKCSEDDEDLRMSPSSSGKDDRGLAATP, from the exons ATGCCGCGCTCCTTCCTGGTGGACTCGCTGGTGCTGCGGGAGGCGGGCGAGAAGAAGGGCGAGAGCAGCCCTCCGCCGCCGCTCTTCCCCTACGCCGTGCACCCCTCGCATCCGCTGCCCGGGCTGCCGGCCGGCGCCTGCCACGCGCGCAAAGCCGGGCTGCTGTGCGTGTGCCCGCTGTGCGTCACAGCCTCGCAGCTGCACCCGCCGCCGCCCGCCATCCCCCTGCTCAAGGCCTCCTTCCCCCCGTTCGGCTCCCAGTACTGCCACCCGCCCCTCGGCCGCCAGCAGCACTCCGTGTCCGCCGTCAGCGTGGGGCACGGCCCGGCGCTCTACCAGGGAGCCTACCCTCTGCCCGACCCCAGGCAGTTCCACTGCATCTCCGTGG ACAGCACGTCAAgccagctgcccagcagcaagAGGATGCGCACCGCCTTCACCAGCACGCAGCTCCTGGAGCTGGAGAGGGAGTTCGCCTCCAACATGTACCTCTCCCGACTGAGGCGAATCGAGATCGCCACCTACCTGAACCTCTCCGAGAAGCAGGTGAAGATCTGGTTCCAGAACCGCCGGGTCAAGCAcaagaaagaaggcaaaagcGGCTCCCACCGGGGAGGGGGCCCCGGGCACAGCTGCAAATGCTCGGCCCTTTCCACCACCAAGTGTTCGGAGGACGACGAGGACTTGCGCATGTCTCCGTCCTCCTCGGGGAAGGACGACAGAGGCCTCGCCGCCACCCCCTGA